The following coding sequences are from one Haliotis asinina isolate JCU_RB_2024 chromosome 3, JCU_Hal_asi_v2, whole genome shotgun sequence window:
- the LOC137277877 gene encoding uncharacterized protein isoform X1, translating to MKFTQGTAPNSSMRSHFVDRVIKSSMAGLTPDKGVVFDDHRQPHHEVTLCQMTLFIIYVGVTFLYAVRLPRSFVRGKQAQPEPDVERTHDTKPVTNHVVVEVKDGNGSNVDKENESVQTKKTASPPPPPTFDAFLKYVIVFGAIMGYYFICDYMKVFPTMPRVYNRDTFLFLVFLLFLIACVFTIKPTKDIILNREQTEEWKGWMQVMFVWYHYFAAKEWYNWIRVYIACYVWMTGFGNFSFFWVRNDFSLWRILKMMFRLNFLVIFVLMTTNNEYMLYYICAMHTYWFISVYVFMRVLNSWNKDRIKMAVKFAAYIICNALIFEISGVCSTLFRPLWFIFGLHETKYDIMHEWEFRAGLDHWACLTGMLCAYNYPHFEALLKRLEKEATSRVEKYTQIGIKTLMIVVSLAVGVLWYTTFMGKDKYAYNRTHCYSSMIPILVFIVLRNSFPILRRHYIHMFAWLGKITLETYLSQLHVYLQSNAKDLLGYLVDLPLLNFALATIIYLFISYVLFHLTTQFSSFLIPKDLTVVAKYAVIGAVVVGAAAAIAFGLQVALGRHIHV from the exons TCCATGAGGAGTCATTTCGTCGATCGAGTCATCAAAAGCAGCATGGCGGGACTCACGCCTGACAAGGGCGTTGTGTTTGACGATCACAGACAGCCTCACCACGAAGTCACTTTGTGTCAGATGACGTTGTTTATTATCTACGTCGGCGTGACGTTCCTATATGCAGTCAGACTGCCACGCTCCTTCGTCAGAGGTAAACAAGCCCAACCGGAACCGGATGTGGAAAGAACGCATGACACCAAGCCAGTGACCAATCACGTTGTAGTAGAGGTGAAAGATGGTAATGGCTCAAACGTTGACAAAGAGAACGAAAGTGTCCAAACAAAGAAGACAGCCTCACCTCCGCCACCTCCAACGTTTGACGCTTTCCTCAAATATGTAATTGTATTTGGTGCCATCATGGGGTATTACTTCATCTGCGATTACATGAAG GTGTTCCCGACCATGCCCCGCGTGTACAATCGGGACACCTTCCTGTTCCTGGTGTTCCTTCTCTTCCTCATAGCGtgtgtgttcaccatcaagcCAACTAAAGATATCATTCTGAACAG GGAGCAGACCGAGGAGTGGAAGGGCTGGATGCAGGTCATGTTTGTATGGTACCACTACTTCGCGGCCAAAGAGTGGTATAACTGGATTCGAGTCTACATCGCCTGTTATGTCTGGATGACAGGATTCG GCAACTTCTCCTTCTTCTGGGTCAGAAACGACTTTTCCCTATGGCGAATTTTAAAAATGATGTTCAGACTGAACTTCCTCGTCATTTTCGTCCTCATGACAACCAACAACGAGTACATGTTGTATTACATCTGCGCCATGCACACGTACTGGTTCATCAGTGTGTATGTATTCATGCGCGTTCTCAATAGCTGGAACAAGGACAGAATCAAGATGGCAGTCAAGTTTGCCGCCTATATAATTTGTAACGCCTTAATATTTGAAATCTCAGGCGTATGTTCCACCCTGTTCCGACCACTGTGGTTCATATTTGGTCTGCACGAAACGAAATATGACATCATGCATGAATGGGAATTCAGAGCTGGACTTGACCACTGGGCATGTCTGACCGGGATGCTGTGCGCCTACAACTACCCACACTTTGAGGCCCTGTTGAAACGCCTTGAGAAGGAAGCGACGAGCAGGGTAGAAAAATACACTCAAATAGGCATCAAGACTCTCATGATTGTAGTTTCCCTTGCGGTGGGTGTACTGTGGTACACAACGTTCATGGGTAAAGACAAATACGCATACAACAGAACCCACTGTTATTCATCCATGATCCCGATACTGGTTTTCATTGTGTTACGGAACAGCTTTCCTATCCTTCGGCGACATTACATCCATATGTTCGCCTGGTTAGGCAAGATCACTCTGGAGACGTATCTCTCGCAGCTCCATGTATACCTGCAGTCGAATGCCAAGGATTTGCTGGGTTATCTTGTAGATCTGCCTCTTCTGAATTTTGCCCTGGCAACCATCATTTACCTGTTTATTTCCTACGTTCTGTTTCATCTAACAACGCAGTTCAGTTCATTTCTCATTCCCAAGGACTTGACAGTGGTGGCGAAATACGCCGTCATAGGTGCTGTCGTTGTCGGTGCTGCTGCAGCGATTGCATTTGGTCTTCAGGTGGCTCTAGGGAGACATATACATGTTTGA
- the LOC137277877 gene encoding uncharacterized protein isoform X2: MRSHFVDRVIKSSMAGLTPDKGVVFDDHRQPHHEVTLCQMTLFIIYVGVTFLYAVRLPRSFVRGKQAQPEPDVERTHDTKPVTNHVVVEVKDGNGSNVDKENESVQTKKTASPPPPPTFDAFLKYVIVFGAIMGYYFICDYMKVFPTMPRVYNRDTFLFLVFLLFLIACVFTIKPTKDIILNREQTEEWKGWMQVMFVWYHYFAAKEWYNWIRVYIACYVWMTGFGNFSFFWVRNDFSLWRILKMMFRLNFLVIFVLMTTNNEYMLYYICAMHTYWFISVYVFMRVLNSWNKDRIKMAVKFAAYIICNALIFEISGVCSTLFRPLWFIFGLHETKYDIMHEWEFRAGLDHWACLTGMLCAYNYPHFEALLKRLEKEATSRVEKYTQIGIKTLMIVVSLAVGVLWYTTFMGKDKYAYNRTHCYSSMIPILVFIVLRNSFPILRRHYIHMFAWLGKITLETYLSQLHVYLQSNAKDLLGYLVDLPLLNFALATIIYLFISYVLFHLTTQFSSFLIPKDLTVVAKYAVIGAVVVGAAAAIAFGLQVALGRHIHV; the protein is encoded by the exons ATGAGGAGTCATTTCGTCGATCGAGTCATCAAAAGCAGCATGGCGGGACTCACGCCTGACAAGGGCGTTGTGTTTGACGATCACAGACAGCCTCACCACGAAGTCACTTTGTGTCAGATGACGTTGTTTATTATCTACGTCGGCGTGACGTTCCTATATGCAGTCAGACTGCCACGCTCCTTCGTCAGAGGTAAACAAGCCCAACCGGAACCGGATGTGGAAAGAACGCATGACACCAAGCCAGTGACCAATCACGTTGTAGTAGAGGTGAAAGATGGTAATGGCTCAAACGTTGACAAAGAGAACGAAAGTGTCCAAACAAAGAAGACAGCCTCACCTCCGCCACCTCCAACGTTTGACGCTTTCCTCAAATATGTAATTGTATTTGGTGCCATCATGGGGTATTACTTCATCTGCGATTACATGAAG GTGTTCCCGACCATGCCCCGCGTGTACAATCGGGACACCTTCCTGTTCCTGGTGTTCCTTCTCTTCCTCATAGCGtgtgtgttcaccatcaagcCAACTAAAGATATCATTCTGAACAG GGAGCAGACCGAGGAGTGGAAGGGCTGGATGCAGGTCATGTTTGTATGGTACCACTACTTCGCGGCCAAAGAGTGGTATAACTGGATTCGAGTCTACATCGCCTGTTATGTCTGGATGACAGGATTCG GCAACTTCTCCTTCTTCTGGGTCAGAAACGACTTTTCCCTATGGCGAATTTTAAAAATGATGTTCAGACTGAACTTCCTCGTCATTTTCGTCCTCATGACAACCAACAACGAGTACATGTTGTATTACATCTGCGCCATGCACACGTACTGGTTCATCAGTGTGTATGTATTCATGCGCGTTCTCAATAGCTGGAACAAGGACAGAATCAAGATGGCAGTCAAGTTTGCCGCCTATATAATTTGTAACGCCTTAATATTTGAAATCTCAGGCGTATGTTCCACCCTGTTCCGACCACTGTGGTTCATATTTGGTCTGCACGAAACGAAATATGACATCATGCATGAATGGGAATTCAGAGCTGGACTTGACCACTGGGCATGTCTGACCGGGATGCTGTGCGCCTACAACTACCCACACTTTGAGGCCCTGTTGAAACGCCTTGAGAAGGAAGCGACGAGCAGGGTAGAAAAATACACTCAAATAGGCATCAAGACTCTCATGATTGTAGTTTCCCTTGCGGTGGGTGTACTGTGGTACACAACGTTCATGGGTAAAGACAAATACGCATACAACAGAACCCACTGTTATTCATCCATGATCCCGATACTGGTTTTCATTGTGTTACGGAACAGCTTTCCTATCCTTCGGCGACATTACATCCATATGTTCGCCTGGTTAGGCAAGATCACTCTGGAGACGTATCTCTCGCAGCTCCATGTATACCTGCAGTCGAATGCCAAGGATTTGCTGGGTTATCTTGTAGATCTGCCTCTTCTGAATTTTGCCCTGGCAACCATCATTTACCTGTTTATTTCCTACGTTCTGTTTCATCTAACAACGCAGTTCAGTTCATTTCTCATTCCCAAGGACTTGACAGTGGTGGCGAAATACGCCGTCATAGGTGCTGTCGTTGTCGGTGCTGCTGCAGCGATTGCATTTGGTCTTCAGGTGGCTCTAGGGAGACATATACATGTTTGA
- the LOC137277879 gene encoding gamma-interferon-inducible lysosomal thiol reductase-like — protein MCPYCRKFITTQLYPAFTALPSSVLNVTIVPYGNARERQRNGSWEFACQHGPVECLGNLIAACALNYTSYQAEDYMPFINCMEVSTTHGQELSALHKCAASNNVSEDDVLTCMKGKDGGNLMHEMALVTEAAKVHYVPWIVVNGQHTTNIQNSAYKGLMGFICKTYSGPQPTACKDLSKPQVVG, from the exons ATGTGCCCCTACTGTCGCAAGTTCATTACTACCCAACTCTACCCTGCCTTTACGGCACTGCCTTCCAGTGTTCTGAATGTCACAATAGTGCCCTACGGTAATGCCAGG GAACGGCAGCGAAACGGCAGCTGGGAGTTCGCCTGTCAGCACGGCCCTGTGGAGTGTCTTGGTAACCTGATTGCT GCATGTGCCCTGAACTATACGTCGTATCAAGCTGAAGACTACATGCCGTTCATCAACTGTATGGAGGTCAGCACGACCCATGGTCAAGAGTTGTCTGCCCTACACAAG TGTGCGGCTTCAAACAACGTGTCCGAAGACGACGTACTGACATGTATGAAGGGCAAAGATGGCGGGAATCTCATGCACGAGATGGCGCTGGTAACGGAAGCTGCTAAAGTCCACTACGTCCCCTGGATTGTCGTGAACGGCCAGCAcaccacaaacatacaaaacagCGCCTACAAAGGGCTGATGGGTTTTATCTGTAAGACGTACTCTGGGCCACAACCGACTGCCTGTAAAGACCTTTCAAAACCACAGGTCGTGGGCTGA
- the LOC137277878 gene encoding gamma-interferon-inducible lysosomal thiol reductase-like, with product MQVSFALTLLLCSVVGTQASQCSYPPSLWCSSYEVADACKVTEQCRRTVWTPVRGSAPLVNFTLYYESLCPDCRNFITTQLYPAFTAVGSIVNLTLVPYGNAEEKKVGDKWVFQCQHGEEECAENLLDTCLLKIVNDINKAFPFIHCMEEGPERSKAAFRECAKKFPSIPVSQIEACANSSQGNQWEHEMAMKTDALNPQHQYVPWVTLNGVHNEKIQNEATTNLIKLLCDTYTGTKPSRCQQRQATYCTRK from the exons ATGCAGGTCAGTTTTGCTCTTACATTGTTGCTGTGCTCAGTGGTGGGGACTCAGGCGTCCCAGTGCTCTTACCCCCCGTCACTGTGGTGTAGCTCCTACGAGGTTGCGGATGCTTGCAAG GTGACTGAACAGTGCAGGCGAACAGTGTGGACACCAGTGCGAGGTTCCGCTCCCCTCGTCAACTTCACGCTGTACTACGAATCCCTGTGTCCAGACTGCCGAAACTTCATCACAACACAGTTATACCCAGCCTTCACTGCAGTTGGCAGCATCGTCAATCTTACCCTGGTCCCATATGGGAATGCAGAG GAGAAGAAAGTCGGTGACAAGTGGGTATTTCAGTGTCAACATGGAGAAGAGGAGTGTGCTGAGAACCTGCTTGAT ACCTGCCTGCTCAAGATAGTGAATGATATCAACAAGGCCTTTCCATTCATTCACTGCATGGAAGAGGGTCCAGAGAGGTCAAAAGCTGCATTCCGTGAG TGTGCCAAGAAGTTCCCCTCCATCCCGGTCAGTCAGATCGAGGCTTGTGCCAACAGTTCCCAAGGCAACCAGTGGGAGCATGAGATGGCGATGAAGACAGATGCTCTCAACCCCCAGCATCAGTACGTGCCCTGGGTCACTCTGAATGGG GTTCACAATGAGAAGATTCAAAATGAAGCCACAACTAATCTTATCAAGCTGCtctgtgacacatacaca GGCACCAAACCATCAAGATGCCAGCAGAGGCAGGCGACTTACTGTACCAGGAAGTAA